In the Triticum aestivum cultivar Chinese Spring chromosome 2B, IWGSC CS RefSeq v2.1, whole genome shotgun sequence genome, GGCCCATGCAGTGATCGACGTGACGATCAGCAGAAGCAAGTCTGGGCATCTCCTGTTCGGCAAGGAGCTCCAGGCGAGCGCCACGCCCCGTTCCTGCACCGTGGTTAGGTAATAGCACAGGCGAATATGCAACATCCTCAAGTTGATCAGGCAAAACACAAGAGATATTAGTGGGTGATGACAACGTTGGGGAAGATGGCATATTCGAAAAAGGAAACAAATTTTCATCAAACACGACATCACGGGAGATATAGACTCtatttgttggaacatggagacaTTTGTAGCCTTTGTGAAGAGCACTATACCCAAGAAAGACGCACTTTTTGGAGCAAAACTCAAGCTTGCGACTGTTGTAGGGCCGAAGGTGCGTCCAACAAGCACAGCCAAAAACCTTGAGGAAAGTATAGTCATGAAGTTCATTAAACAACAGTTCAAGTGGTGTCTTCATTTTTAATACTCGAGTAGGAGTTCGATTAATCAAGAAACAAACAGTGGTAAAGGCATCACTCCAAAACTGGAACGGCACAGAGGCATGAGCAAGAAGTGTAAGGCCAGCttcaactatgtgacggtgcttGCGCTCAACCgcaccattctgctgatgtgtatgtgggcgagaaacacgatgagatatcccaagcttattaaagaaaGAATTGAGGTTGCGGTATTCAACCCCCCCAATCAGACTGAACATGAATGATCTTATGTTGTAGGAGTCTCTCAACATGCAATTGAAATTGTAAGAACACATTAAACACATCAGCTTTGCTTTTGAGAAGATAAAGCCACGTAAAGCGACTGTaggcatcaatgaaactgacataatatttATGACCACTGACAGATGTTTGGGCAGGGCCCCATACGTCTGAAAACACAAGCTCTAATGGAGTAGTAACAACTCGAGATGAAGACACAAACGGTAACTGATGACTTTTTCCCTGTTGACAAGCATCACAAACTGACAAATTTTTGGAACTAGACGACGTAGGAAGTTCATGTCGATGCAAAACATGACTAACTATGGGGGACGCAGGATGTCCAAGCCGGGCATGCCAATGAGACGGCGACGTGCGAACGGCGGTGAAGGCCTCCGGAAGAGATGGCGCCTCCAACGCATACAAGCCCTGATGGATGCGACCTCTAAGCAGAACCTCCCGTGTGGCTCGATCCTTAACGAAGAGATGAAACGGAAGAAATTCAAAAAAGACATCATTATCATAAGTAAACTTATGAACAGATAGTAATGGGCGAGTGACATGTGGAACTTGAAGGACATTACGAAGGCGAAGACGACAAGAGGAACTAGACAAGAGGGAGGCCTGACCAACATGAGTAATGGGCATACCTGAACCATCAGCGGTGCGGACCTTGTCATGGCCACGGTAGGGCTCCTGCGCCTGGAGATGACCAGCCTCATTGGTCATGTGCTCCGTGGCACCCATGTCGAAGTACCAGGCGCAATCGATCGGATACGACGGGGTGTACCCACCTCCGCCAGGATGGGTACCGTCGAGATGGGCAGCAGAACTCTGTTCAGCGATGGCGGCTTGCTTCTCGTTGCCGCGCCCGTCGTTGCCGATGCCAAGAAAATCCCGTTTGAAGCGACGGTGGCATTTGGAGGCATAGTGCCCGTGGATGCCACATAGCTGGCAGTCGATGTTGGGCCGACCGCGGCGATCCATGGTGACAGGAGGGCCACGGGGCTGCTGCAGTGAAGGAGGCTGGCGACCACCAGCTCCCATGTTCGGGCCAGCGGGAGGGCGAGGTTGGCGATGGCCACCATTGGCAACACCACGATATGCAGCATGTGCCTGAGGATCGTTCAGCTGCATCGCGGCATGGCGGGCGTCAATGCGTTTCTCGGTGGAGAGGAGGCGCGCATACAAGTCCCGGGAGGACAGAGGCGTCTCACGCCCCCGCACCGCTTCAACCAGATTGTCGTAGTCTTGGTCAAGACCCCGAAGAACAAAGTCAGTGAACTCCGTATCACGAAGCGGCTCCCCGATCGCGGACAGGGTGTCGGCGACCGTCTTGATCTTGTTGAAGTAGACATGCGTGGAGGAGTCGAGCTTCTTGCACTCGAGGAGCTGCTGACGAAGGGCCGACGCGCGAGCCGAGGAGTTAGCCGAGAAGCTATCCGCCATTGTCGCCCAGATGTCGAGGGACGTTGCGGTGAACACCACGAGCCCATCGACTCCTTCCGTCAGGGATGACTGAAGCGCGGACAGGATGGCCTGGTCCTGTGCGACCCAGGCTCGGTACGTCGGATTCTCGGCGGAGACACGGGCTCCGGCAGCCGTGACCGCAGGGATGAGGCGGGGCGGGCACGGCAAGCTCCCGTCGACGTAGCCTTCAAGATGACGGCTGCATAGGAGCGGTAGGATCTGCGCCCGGCAATACAGGTAGTTGTCTTGCGTGAGACGCACCGTGATCAGGTGCGTAAGCTGGTAGGGACCATGACCCGGGCCGTCGGCAACCGGGGATCCCGCAGGAGCGACGAAGTTAGCCACTGTGTCGTGGACGGGCCGCGTCGCGATCTCAGGGAGGCCGAGAGACGACGAGGCAGAGGGCGCCGAGGGGGCCGGGGTTGGCGCCGCGCCAATCGTCACCTGCGACGCCGATGCAAAGGATGGCATCGGAGGGAAGAACCCGGGAGCAAACTGTGAGGAGCCAAGGTACAGCGGGCGCGACGTGGTTGACGCGGCCATGTGGCTAGTGGTGCTCGCGGCGAGGATCGCGGCAAGCTGGGGCGGGATGAAGGGTGGCAGAGAGGGCAGCGGAAGAGGATAAGGTGGCGGCGGAGGAGCTCATGGCGGCGGCGATCTTGGTGGCGGCGCGGCGAcagagaggggcggcggcggcaccaAGGACAgggagcggcggctagggttttgcgaaacctagtctgataccatgttagactTGTGATTTGGTGGAAACTAGCTCAACGCATCTGATGCGTGGCCTATCACTTTATATAAGGTACCAAGAGGTACAATACAGATACAAATACAGTTGTCGTATAATATACAGTCTAACAGGGGCATCTCATTCTCATCTACGCCCACCACGATCGCACCTCCTTAATTGCCGTCTTCTTCAACAATGCCCTCGTCTTGTGCCGCCATCAACCTCGTTCGTCCGCCGGCGTAGGTAGACCAAAAAGTTTTCATCTTCCATGCTCGCCGGCGGCACTCCACTCATGCACCTTCCATGGACACATTCGTTCGTGACGCTCAGGATCAGCTCCAACTTAGCCATGCGTTAGTTGCCAGTGCCACACCCACAACAGCATGCAGATTGCGGTTGCCGTTGACTTCCGCGTCCGCGACAAGGTTGCAATGTGGCCGGGGACTCGACCAGTGGCGGCAAACGAATCCCACCTCCGCCAAGCCCCATTGTCACAGCTGACCACTCCACGACCGGTTTTTCCACGACCAGTTTTCCCCTTTCCCACGGAATGCATGCGCGCCACCCGTTTGATCGAATGCCACATAAGTACGTACCTATAGATGTATAATCTTTATTAGAGTCCAGTTGACAACAAACAAAAAATAGATTGAATTCTCACGCCTAGCTAGTTGGATAGATAAGATGAATNNNNNNNNNNNNNNNNNNNNNNNNNNNNNNNNNNNNNNNNNNNNNNNNNNNNNNNNNNNNNNNNNNNNNNNNNNNNNNNNNNNNNNNNNNNNNNNNNNNNNNNNNNNNNNNNNNNNNNNNNNNNNNNNNNNNNNNNNNNNNNNNNNNNNNNNNNNNNNNNNNNNNNNNNNNNNNNNNNNNNNNNNNNNNNNNNNNNNNNNNNNNNNNNNNNNNNNNNNNNNNNNNNNNNNNNNNNNNNNNNNNNNNNNNNNNNNNNNNNNNNNNNNNNNNNNNNNNNNNNNNNNNNNNNNNNNNNNNNNNNNNNNNNNNNNNNNNNNNNNNNNNNNNNNNNNNNNNNNNNNNNNNNNNNNNNNNNNNNNNNNNNNNNNNNNNNNNNNNNNNNNNNNNNNNNNNNNNNNNNNNNNNNNNNNNNNNNNNNNNNNNNNNNNNNNNNNNNNNNNNNNNNNNNNNNNNNNNNNNNNNNNNNNNNNNNNNNNNNNNNNNNNNNNNNNNNNNNNNNNNNNNNNNNNNNNNNNNNNNNNNNNNNNNNNNNNNNNNNNNNNNNNNNNNNNNNNNNNNNNNNNNNNNNNNNNNNNNNNNNNNNNNNNNNNNNNNNNNNNNNNNNNNNNNNNNNNNNNNNNNNNNNNNNNNNNNNNNNNNNNNNNNNNNNNNNNNNNNNNNNNNNNNNNNNNNNNNNNNNNNNNNNNNNNNNNNNNNNNNNNNNNNNNNNNNNNNNNNNNNNNNNNNNNNNNNNNNNNNNNNNNNNNNNNNNNNNNNNNNNNNNNNNNNNNNNNNNNNNNNNNNNNNNNNNNNNNNNNNNNNNNNNNNNNNNNNNNNNNNNNNNNNNNNNNNNNNNNNNNNNNNNNNNNNNNNNNNNNNNNNNNNNNNNNNNNNNNNNNNNNNNNNNNNNNNNNNNNNNNNNNNNNNNNNNNNNNNNNNNNNNNNNNNNNNNNNNNNNNNNNNNNNNNNNNNNNNNNNNNNNNNNNNNNNNNNNNNNNNNNNNNNNNNNNNNNNNNNNNNNNNNNNNNNNNNNNNNNNNNNNNNNNNNNNNNNNNNNNNNNNNNNNNNNNNNNNNNNNNNNNNNNNNNNNNNNNNNNNNNNNNNNNNNNNNNNNNNNNNNNNNNNNNNNNNNNNNNNNNNNNNNNNNNNNNNNNNNNNNNNNNNNNNNNNNNNNNNNNNNNNNNNNNNNNNNNNNNNNNNNNNNNNNNNNNNNNNNNNNNNNNNNNNNNNNNNNNNNTTTTTTTTAATGCAGATCTTGATGCAGAGTAAATGAGCTACTAGTAATTAACAAGCGAGATATACTTTTGTGATTTTGTTGTTTATTCGAAATAAATGAGGTCAGCCTAACTTTTGAGCTTAATTTTCAACCTTGGTTCTGCAGGACGTCATGCACCATATATATTCTCTCCTGCCACTGCGAGATGCTGCTCGTGCCGCCTGCGTCTCCCATGGATTTCTGCTTTTCTGGAGATGCTATTCCAACCTTACATTCAACGTGTCAACACTTGGGTTGGCTCGCAAGAAATCCGAGGATTGGGGAATCTTTCTCATCGATATAGTTGACTGCATTCTTAGGAACCATTCTGGGAATGGGGTGGAGACACTCGATCTGTGCCTCCTATCTTGCGAAAATATTGACCCTTCCTACCTGGACAGATGGCTGCAGATTGCTGTTCGTTTGGGGATCAAAGAACTTAAGTTGGAGATGACTAACTTCATGAAGAAAAAGTACAGCTTCCCATGTTCGGTTCTGTCTGATGATGCAGCTGCAAGTTCGATTCGGTCTCTTTGCCTCAGCGCTTGCGTCTTTCGTCCCACAACAACACTTGGCTGCTTGAGAAGACTGAACGCATTATCCCTGTTTTCTGTCCAGATTACTGATGAGGGATTAGGGCACTTGCTCTCGAAATCTTTCGCCTTGCAGCAGTTATTTATCTTCGGATGCAATGCGATAACATGCGTGAAGATACCTTCCATGCTGCAGCAACTCAAGCTCCTCACTATTAAATTGTGTGAGAAGCTGCAGGTGGTAGAGATCAATGCTCCAAGGCTCTCCTCTTTTCACTTTGATGGAGCGCTAGTAAAAATCTCGGTTGTGGATCCTTCACCGCTTAGGGATGTCTATTTTTCATCTCCCCGTCAGTCCCGCATGCTGTCTTATGCTCGTACGAGGCTTCCATCCATCACACGAAATGTTAGGTGCCTGACCCTGGTGTCTTCTGATGAGGTATGCATTGGGTTTTTACAGGTTATTCTGTATAAACATATAAAGTGGATGGTTATGATACAATAGTTTCCATCTGAACAGTCTAAACTCTTTAATCCaatttcataattcttcatacaatGGTTTGGAATTTCTTGACCCGTTCTATGCTTATTGTCTCATAATTACTCCCAAGTCACTGTATAACTGAGAATCATCGTTCTTGAATAAATTTTTACGTATTATTTCAGTATTTCTTCTTTCGAAAAAATCATGGTATTAATCCTTGAGATGTGCACATCATCTGAAATTATCAACAACATTTTCTGATTTTAGGTCTAACTGTACAGTGCTTGGTATAAGGGCTTATATATTTTGTGCTTTTGTAATATTTTAAATTTAATATAAATTATCCTTTCATATAAGAGATGTCACATTTACATGTTTCAATGCGACACTCCAAGTTTCAAAGTAAGAATAAATGTTCAAATAAGAATAAATGTTTAAGACCTTGAGAGTTTTCGTGCACCTTAACAATATTCAAGGTAAGAATAAATGTTCAAATAAGAAACTAATAAGTGGCAAGAgaactgttttctgtttttattttatgtTGGTCTTAACACACTTTACATGCCAGTTGCTAATGAAATTATCAGATCGGCAGGTATATAGTGAATAATGATTTGAATGTATATAACACATGTATATTGAAAGGCATGATTTGTCTATGGACTTGTCGTTTTTCAGGATGTCAACATCCCAATGCTGCACTCCAAGTTTCCCCGTCTCAAGAAGTTGGAAATTTACATCAAAAGACCACAAGCTGTTCTGTCTTTGATTTCCTTTCTTGATGCTTCTCCGGCCTTGGATTCATTCATCCTGCGCGTAAGCCACATCTTTTAGAGATAACATTACATTTATCAATAAACAATGTTGATTGTACGTACATATGCATATCCAGGTAGATGCGAATGTCTTGAGGCCTGATTCTGTTGTTGGAGGCGAGAATGCCGCTGATGATCCAAGGTGGAAGCCAGAGTGCCGACATGATTGTCTCAGACAGGTGACCATCATAGGGTTTTGTTCGGAAAAAAATCTGGTTCAGTTTGTGATCTATATCGTTGAGAACACTCCTCGGCTTGAGTCCATCACACTAGACACAACCTTGTGGTCTGGTAGGAGGTGTGATATTAATGGCAAATCAAGAAAGATGAAAAGGAGTTGCGACAGGATGACCGAGGGTTGTATCGCCGAGGCTCACAGAGCTGTTAAGGTTGCCAACAGATACATTGCAGGGAGAGTTCCCTCGGGTGTTAGGTTCCAGGTCCTGGAGCCGTGTAGCCAGTGCCACGCGCGTACTCGCAGCGGGTGGTACTAGTGTGGTTTGTCTTAAGCACCTTGACCGGGTCCAACCCGTTAGTAGAACTTTTGTTTTCTTTCCTAATTTATTTGCATGCAAGACATTCCATTTATGAAACAACATGAAGCATTTCCTTTTATTGCTTTTTTCTCTCATACCTTTCCACATAAGAGATTTAGATCACGTATTTGCGAGTATATAGTACATAAAAAATAATATGTATGGTGCCCACACATTTTCGTGGACATATATCCATAAaacaagaaagaatcccgccaattccttttGAATTGCCCGTATGTGATTttttggtaggagttcatcccgcatctgccagatctaaattgaagaagagggtcaatatatgtgtatgaatgaaactcaacacaaatgatggtaataaaataaaattgtgaatatttttgcttacgcacttcatattgtttttcagagtagccccgcttattagaGGCCGTcgcattgtagatgaactcgcaaacgtagtatccacagtaatcattcccggcttcctgccacaagcactttacgagaaatagaggtcaatcaaactgataagcaagcatgctaaatggtattgataaaactagctagaatcaatgggagatgcgcggaactaggtagtagtacttactttcgggtgtttaaatcgcAGCTCGCTCGGCAGTCACGGAGTAATTACGGTGAACTCTTTCcgaaccctgccagacaaagaaaaataattacttgatatcaggaaatgaacaaaattcccgatatggtgcgataatgatcgattgaacttacttctggagcattcgagtcatgtccgcatagtcctcgggatcttttcgtctcgagtctaagacggttagtTCTCCCCGcacaagcttaatctctaggagaataaagtggaagctgcgcacgcatgcataactcatcagttacattactataacctcgagtaataagggaaaccgaatatgcacaagacagtaacactcacttgaagttgtaaggaaagagtattttatctttgctttgatttttgagcaacgattgtagcaagttgtccttggTTTCTGAGACATTGTGtttaaccgtccattcatgtatgacatttgggttaatgaacccaatgtcatagatttgtgctttttcgcattcgacgatcttcagtctgcataatatagtgaggataattatatatacatgcaatgaaagagctgagctatatatagagacttaacgacagaagtaatacttacagacagtagcaagccatgagtgatttgtcgagggccttttgattgtagaaCTGGAAAAACTCGTCAAAATCAACAGTAATCAGATCTTGTCTAGTGaagtcgtgctcctctttaattctcatcaTCAAAGCATCCTTTTCCAGACTTGCTGCATGTTTCCATGTATCAttcatggaatctttgcatcatcgttgttagaggaggacttccatctttgacgagaCGCTTCCCATACTGGTATCTGAATTGGTCCACCTCCATTATATCGAACACTACATCATCGCCCAGGTAATCAGCAGGATTGGTACTGGGCACCATCCCCGGCAGATTtgtgacgatatcgctagacaccttgagcgggggcgcGATTGGTTTACCTGTTCACCGAGCTGGGAATTTTTCCCCCACTTCTTCGTTTTACTAACCTTTTATCACTTGAAGTAGTTCCCGACCGGCGCGCATCTTCCAATGTCTTTTTAAGGGCGcagacatgcactacaaaaaaaaagacacatccgtgacattttcggccgaacgaattttttttctgtcatacgtatgacacttctatgacgataattgtgacaaaacccagtatcatcatagatgtggtgggctcctacttctatgacaaaaaatcatgacagaaaatggggttttcgtcctgggcgggccggagacgcagttgcatgacattctttggaccgtccatgacggaaaaaaccgtggtagaagcaagggggagaaaaatttcggggagttgccggttacggtgggaggtcgggggccgagcgatgcgcgtttctctcgtacacgtacgcgcgtgtgtgcgtggcgttggctctaactgatcctgagcgaggcgttgggctctaactgaacccgagggattgcactgcaggctacgcgttactaaacccgagcgatcgatcgatgcctgttaactgaacccgatcgagcgattccttcactactgctgctaactgaagccgatcgattggatgaacaatgagcgttgcgggggggtgggggtggatgaacagtgagcggtggcgttgcctctagatgaacaggaccccgtggtgtggagggctggatgaacagtagacggtggaggggtggttgaacaggaccccgtggtgtggagggttggatgaacagtagacggtggaggggtgcccgtggaggggtggttgaacagtagccggtggagtagcgcgcggtggaggctggctgaacaggagcccgtggaggctggaggaggtcgacggtggagatgaacagtatcccgtgaagtcccgttttacggtacgccacacccctccagatgaacaggacccccgtttcgaccctagggctccaacacaagtccgttttgtccNNNNNNNNNNNNNNNNNNNNNNNNNNNNNNNNNNNNNNNNNNNNNNNNNNNNNNNNNNNNNNNNNNNNNNNNNNNNNNNNNNNNNNNNNNNNNNNNNNNNNNNNNNNNNNNNNNNNNNNNNNNNNNNNNNNNNNNNNNNNNNNNNNNNNNNNNNNNNNNNNNNNNNNNNNNNNNNNNNNNNNNNNNNNNNNNNNNNNNNNNNNNNNNNNNNNNNNNNNNNNNNNNNNNNNNNNNNNNNNNNNNNNNNNNNNNNNNNNNNNNNNNNNNNNNNNNNNNNNNNNNNNNggtacgccacacccctcccgatcaacaggacccccgtttcgaccgtaggaggtccgtttcgtccgtcttgcggtacgccacacccctccgatcaacaggacccccgtttcgaccgtaggaggtccgtttcctccgttttgcggtacgccacacccctcccgatcaacaggaccccattccgaacgtaggaggtccgttttctccgttgtgcggtacgccaggcctcgtttccatcgcctgttccatccaagccctctcgatgaacacgaccacgcattccgttctgacccagccggttggctccccatgaacccgacgacgacgctgtttctccgttccgacccagccatgtacgtatgcgcgagtaggtatTCGAGACCTTGCCCAtttgtacgtatgtggccgtattttctttcttgcaccctcgccgttgtacgtacgtatacatgctacgtgcgcgcctctactatgacacgtgcgcgcctctacatcgaccagtatgtacgtacacgttcgcgaccagaatgacaacgctacgtacgcttcgaccaggtgggtcccgactgtcaggcacttccttgcctgcgaagatgtagctggtgggtcccagcagtcaggggggcgaatcattttgttttttttgcccggacgcacttccttgcgtgcgaaga is a window encoding:
- the LOC123042731 gene encoding uncharacterized protein — encoded protein: MHHIYSLLPLRDAARAACVSHGFLLFWRCYSNLTFNVSTLGLARKKSEDWGIFLIDIVDCILRNHSGNGVETLDLCLLSCENIDPSYLDRWLQIAVRLGIKELKLEMTNFMKKKYSFPCSVLSDDAAASSIRSLCLSACVFRPTTTLGCLRRLNALSLFSVQITDEGLGHLLSKSFALQQLFIFGCNAITCVKIPSMLQQLKLLTIKLCEKLQVVEINAPRLSSFHFDGALVKISVVDPSPLRDVYFSSPRQSRMLSYARTRLPSITRNVRCLTLVSSDEDVNIPMLHSKFPRLKKLEIYIKRPQAVLSLISFLDASPALDSFILRVDANVLRPDSVVGGENAADDPRWKPECRHDCLRQVTIIGFCSEKNLVQFVIYIVENTPRLESITLDTTLWSGRRCDINGKSRKMKRSCDRMTEGCIAEAHRAVKVANRYIAGRVPSGVRFQVLEPCSQCHARTRSGWY